A window of Mucilaginibacter paludis DSM 18603 contains these coding sequences:
- a CDS encoding DUF5695 domain-containing protein → MKNQVLRGPDNGDSFTGSLAYVLASDDPTLGKAPFLTAKNVFYPNQKEIDAVEYYIKNFVWGKLQKTDTESPHPYGVYATPDWHVDRDSILRKKISKTNLDKDHVWRSYDYPHIIMLYYNMYQLAKRYPGMVHYLDATAYLKRAKETAKAYFTYPYEILPWYETYKWGCYNEVVLIDLMATLRKEGFNDDADWLKGEWEKKVKYFLYDDPYPFRSEYAVDATAYESTHAIARYAVPNKLKADSNLWYDKNLKSGILMLISALEMAGSLWTGKLQPTWLQEDGLKLRIITWAAILGVKVIPSR, encoded by the coding sequence GACCGGATAACGGGGACAGCTTTACGGGGTCGTTAGCTTACGTATTGGCATCAGATGATCCGACGCTGGGTAAAGCACCTTTTCTGACCGCTAAAAATGTGTTTTATCCAAATCAAAAAGAAATAGATGCTGTAGAATATTACATTAAAAATTTTGTTTGGGGTAAGCTACAAAAAACGGATACCGAAAGTCCGCATCCTTACGGCGTTTATGCAACTCCAGACTGGCATGTAGACAGGGACTCTATATTACGCAAGAAGATCTCAAAAACTAACCTGGACAAAGATCATGTTTGGAGGTCATATGATTACCCGCATATTATCATGCTTTATTATAACATGTATCAACTGGCAAAAAGGTATCCTGGCATGGTTCATTATTTGGATGCCACGGCGTATTTAAAACGGGCCAAAGAAACAGCCAAAGCATATTTTACTTATCCTTACGAAATTTTACCCTGGTATGAAACCTATAAGTGGGGCTGCTATAACGAAGTTGTGTTGATAGATTTAATGGCGACTTTGCGAAAAGAAGGTTTTAATGACGATGCTGATTGGTTAAAAGGCGAGTGGGAGAAAAAAGTAAAGTACTTTTTGTATGATGATCCCTATCCGTTTCGATCCGAGTATGCTGTTGATGCCACGGCTTATGAATCAACACATGCCATAGCCCGTTATGCCGTACCCAATAAGCTTAAAGCCGATAGTAATTTGTGGTATGATAAGAACCTCAAAAGTGGTATTCTCATGCTCATATCAGCGCTGGAGATGGCCGGAAGTTTATGGACAGGGAAATTGCAGCCAACATGGCTTCAAGAGGATGGCTTGAAACTGCGTATTATTACCTGGGCAGCGATTTTAGGGGTAAAAGTGATTCCTTCACGCTAA
- a CDS encoding glycoside hydrolase family 127 protein: MKKWLKLNIFILSGCITASSVLAQSYVPEWKDKRIVTMSRTEIKAYTFNLKDVKLLNSPFKQAMEVDAAYLLSIEPDRLLSGFRAHSGLKPKGKMYEGWESSGLAGHTLGHYLSAISMHYAATRDPEFLKRVNYIVKELGECQVARKTGYVGAIPKEDTVWAEVAKGDIRSRGFDLNGGWSPWYTVHKVMAGLLDAFLYCNSTQALHVCKGMADWTGETLKNLDDEKLQKMLLCEYGGMAETLVNLYAINGNKKYLDLSYKFYDKRILDPLANQQDILPGKHSNTQIPKIIASARRYELNGDKKDKAIAEFFWETIVNNHSYATGGNSNYEYLSEPNKLNDKLTENTTETCNTYNMLKLTRHLFALEPSAKLMDYYEKALYNHILASQNHETGMMCYFVPLRMGGKKEYSSPFDTFTCCVGSGMENHVKYNESIYFRGADGSLYVNLFIPSVLNWKEKGLSITQESNLPQSDKTTLTVTTLKPVAMAIRVRKPKWADNTTVGVNGKKQQVTADAQGYLVINRKWKNNDKIEFIMPENIHTEAMPDNANRRAVFYGPVLLAGILGNAEPDPLKGVPVIVTSETDPNKWLKMVDKKQLSFDATGIAKPTDVKLIPFNQTKNEYYSVYWDVFTPQSWAVQQKTYDEQRKKLQELEARTTDILRIGEMQPERDHNFTGENAITGEDHQKKWRSTENGGYLQYEMKVDANSQNTLINTYWGMDNRGRTFDIMIDGIKLSTEDLNQYKESRFYDISYVVPIELTKGKQKVTVKLLPKKDNSAGPVYGCRVVKN, translated from the coding sequence ATGAAAAAGTGGCTAAAATTAAATATTTTTATTCTTTCTGGCTGTATTACAGCCAGTTCCGTACTTGCTCAATCGTATGTGCCGGAATGGAAAGACAAGAGAATTGTAACGATGTCTCGAACCGAGATCAAAGCCTACACTTTTAATTTAAAAGATGTAAAATTACTTAACAGCCCCTTTAAACAGGCTATGGAGGTTGATGCCGCCTACCTGCTATCAATTGAACCTGACAGGCTTTTATCGGGCTTTCGTGCCCACTCTGGTTTAAAGCCTAAAGGCAAAATGTATGAAGGATGGGAATCATCCGGTTTGGCCGGTCATACCCTTGGCCACTACTTATCGGCAATATCGATGCACTACGCAGCAACCCGCGACCCCGAATTTTTAAAGCGGGTTAACTATATCGTTAAAGAATTAGGAGAATGCCAGGTGGCGCGTAAAACCGGTTATGTAGGCGCTATACCGAAAGAAGATACGGTTTGGGCCGAAGTAGCGAAGGGCGATATCCGTTCGCGTGGGTTCGATTTAAATGGGGGCTGGTCGCCGTGGTACACTGTGCACAAAGTAATGGCAGGATTACTGGATGCATTTTTATATTGTAACAGCACACAGGCGCTTCATGTATGCAAGGGTATGGCCGACTGGACCGGCGAAACCCTTAAAAACCTTGACGACGAGAAACTGCAAAAAATGCTTTTGTGCGAATACGGCGGCATGGCAGAAACCCTTGTTAACTTATACGCGATAAATGGAAATAAAAAATATCTCGACCTATCATACAAGTTTTATGACAAGCGCATATTAGATCCATTGGCCAACCAACAAGATATATTACCAGGCAAACACTCTAACACCCAAATACCTAAAATAATTGCCAGCGCCAGGCGTTATGAACTTAACGGCGATAAAAAAGACAAGGCCATAGCCGAGTTTTTTTGGGAAACCATTGTAAACAACCATTCTTATGCCACCGGCGGCAATAGCAATTATGAGTATTTAAGCGAACCCAACAAGCTAAACGATAAGCTTACGGAAAACACTACTGAAACCTGTAATACTTATAACATGCTTAAACTCACGCGGCATTTGTTTGCGCTTGAGCCATCTGCTAAGTTAATGGACTATTACGAAAAAGCCTTATATAACCACATCCTGGCATCGCAAAACCATGAAACAGGTATGATGTGCTACTTTGTGCCATTAAGAATGGGCGGCAAAAAGGAATATAGCAGTCCCTTTGATACTTTTACCTGCTGCGTTGGCTCGGGGATGGAAAACCATGTTAAATACAACGAAAGCATTTACTTTAGGGGTGCCGATGGCAGCTTGTATGTGAATTTATTTATTCCATCAGTATTAAACTGGAAAGAAAAAGGGTTGTCTATAACACAAGAAAGCAACTTACCCCAAAGCGATAAAACAACGCTAACGGTGACAACCTTAAAACCTGTTGCCATGGCCATCCGGGTGCGTAAACCTAAATGGGCCGACAATACAACTGTAGGAGTAAACGGGAAAAAACAACAGGTGACTGCAGATGCACAAGGATACCTGGTTATAAACCGAAAATGGAAGAACAACGATAAAATTGAATTTATCATGCCCGAGAATATTCACACCGAAGCCATGCCCGATAATGCCAACAGGCGCGCAGTATTCTATGGCCCTGTTTTACTGGCCGGCATTTTAGGTAATGCCGAACCCGATCCGCTTAAAGGTGTGCCCGTAATTGTCACCAGCGAAACCGACCCTAATAAGTGGCTGAAAATGGTGGATAAAAAGCAATTGAGTTTTGATGCTACAGGTATTGCTAAACCAACCGATGTTAAGCTAATTCCTTTTAACCAAACCAAAAATGAATACTACTCGGTTTATTGGGACGTATTCACGCCACAATCATGGGCTGTACAACAAAAAACTTATGATGAGCAACGCAAAAAGCTACAGGAACTGGAGGCCCGTACCACAGATATTTTACGCATAGGCGAAATGCAGCCCGAACGCGACCATAATTTTACCGGCGAAAACGCTATCACCGGCGAGGATCACCAGAAAAAATGGCGGTCAACCGAAAATGGCGGATATTTACAGTACGAGATGAAGGTTGATGCCAACAGCCAAAACACCCTCATTAATACCTACTGGGGCATGGATAACCGGGGCCGCACATTTGATATCATGATAGATGGGATCAAGCTATCAACCGAAGATTTGAACCAATACAAGGAAAGCCGTTTTTATGATATCAGCTACGTTGTCCCTATCGAGCTAACCAAAGGCAAACAAAAAGTAACCGTGAAACTATTACCAAAAAAAGACAACAGCGCCGGCCCGGTTTATGGTTGCCGGGTGGTTAAAAATTAA
- a CDS encoding DUF6055 domain-containing protein, with amino-acid sequence MKSSSFGNHCNTPVSGNCRRYRLKDGTRVYGSVNSSSTGTTSFVVPANTTYLWLIVTGAPTQHWKHLNDGNASNDEEWPYQVKLTGTSLDDAVIK; translated from the coding sequence ATTAAAAGTTCCAGCTTCGGGAACCACTGTAACACTCCAGTTTCAGGGAATTGCAGGCGCTACAGGTTAAAGGACGGTACCCGCGTTTACGGAAGCGTAAATTCCAGTTCAACCGGGACCACCAGCTTTGTGGTTCCTGCCAATACAACCTACCTGTGGCTTATTGTAACCGGTGCTCCAACGCAACATTGGAAGCATTTAAATGACGGCAACGCTTCAAATGATGAAGAATGGCCATATCAAGTTAAATTAACTGGAACCTCACTTGATGATGCTGTGATCAAATGA
- a CDS encoding dihydrodipicolinate synthase family protein, translating to MITFDWKGVFPAVTTKFTDNDELDFDAFDVNLAAQLEAGVDGLILGGSLGEASVLSDDEKFSLLKHTIDYVDGKVPVILNIAEQTTKAAVACAKRAFDTGADGLMLLPPMRYNSEERETLAYIGAVAESTQLPIMIYNNPVDYKIEVTLDMFEKLSVYKNIQAVKESTRNVSNITKMFNRFGNRYAIFTGVDPLAMESIVMGADGWVAGLVDAFPKETVAIYRLVKAGRIAEALTIYRWFLPVLELDIHPKLVQYIKLAEVATGIGTENVRAPRLHLIGEERTKVLKIINDALAVRPELPVGSWGKLTEVEA from the coding sequence ATGATAACTTTTGACTGGAAAGGCGTATTCCCTGCGGTAACCACCAAGTTTACCGATAACGACGAATTGGATTTTGATGCTTTTGATGTAAACCTTGCCGCGCAGCTGGAAGCTGGCGTTGATGGTTTGATTTTAGGCGGTTCATTAGGCGAAGCCAGCGTGCTGAGCGATGATGAAAAGTTTTCGTTGTTAAAACATACTATTGATTATGTTGACGGCAAAGTGCCTGTAATACTGAACATTGCCGAGCAAACCACTAAAGCAGCCGTAGCTTGTGCCAAAAGAGCGTTTGATACTGGTGCCGATGGTTTAATGTTATTACCGCCAATGCGCTATAACAGTGAAGAGCGCGAAACCCTTGCGTATATAGGCGCGGTTGCCGAAAGTACCCAACTGCCTATTATGATTTACAATAATCCTGTTGATTATAAAATTGAAGTTACCCTGGATATGTTTGAAAAACTATCGGTTTATAAAAACATCCAGGCGGTAAAAGAATCAACCCGCAATGTATCAAACATTACCAAAATGTTTAACCGTTTTGGCAACCGCTATGCTATATTTACCGGTGTTGACCCGCTGGCTATGGAAAGCATTGTCATGGGCGCCGATGGCTGGGTTGCAGGTTTGGTTGATGCCTTCCCTAAAGAAACCGTTGCTATTTACCGTTTGGTAAAAGCAGGCAGAATTGCCGAAGCTTTAACTATATATCGTTGGTTTTTACCGGTATTAGAGCTTGATATTCATCCAAAACTGGTTCAGTACATTAAACTGGCCGAAGTTGCAACCGGCATAGGTACCGAAAATGTACGCGCACCACGTTTGCACTTAATTGGCGAAGAACGTACCAAAGTGTTAAAAATCATCAATGATGCACTGGCCGTTCGCCCTGAATTGCCTGTTGGCAGCTGGGGTAAACTAACCGAAGTTGAGGCTTAA
- a CDS encoding glycoside hydrolase family 127 protein: MMIKKRKAAGLLLSMIGISSMVFGQQKDYPIQPVAFTSVHVNDKFWEPKMEVNANVTIPYVLAQCKKNGRMDNFLRAGKQLDGDKLSEFPFDDTDVYKAIEGASYSMQNKKNPKLDRYIDTLIGIIGAAQEPDGYLYTFRTVHAKKPHEWIGDKRWVNEEILSHELYDCGHLYEAAVAHYQATGKRTFLNIAIKNADLLVKTFGPGKIEEYPGHQIVEIGLSKMYRVTGKKEYLDLAKFFLDVRGPKGDAYNQANKKVVDQHEAEGHAVRAAYMYTGMADIAALTGDTKYLNAIDDIWGDVVNKKLYITGGIGATGAGEAFGDAYQLPNMSAYAETCAAIGNVYWNNRMFLLHGDAKYIDVLERTLYNGLLSGVSLSGDRFFYPNPLASMFQHQRSAWISCACCISNMTRFLPSLPGYVYAKNKNDLYVNLFMSNSSNIKLASGNVNIVQQTDYPWKGQVDMTINPVKTTDFTLRVRIPGWAKQQPVPGNLYSFMDKTPLPVVIYINGKATSFVTEKGYAVLKRNWKKGDKVSLALPLETEKVLANDKVKDDRGRFAFERGPIVYCLEGPDNRDSLVQNILIDKNALTEANYKADLLNGVDVISTDGKSTKRQLNSDKLIETDQKVKAIPYYAWANRGPSEMTVWVPYEASAASPKPAPTIASTSTVTSSLRNSRMYGAIKDQYEPGSSGDTNYPYLHWWPAHNTNEFVQYNFNAEHTVSESKVYWYDDGPWGGCRVPVSYKILYLKDGQWIPVKNTSPYTVSKDTFNTVTFEPVNTTALKMEIQLPVDNSTGIHEWAVK; the protein is encoded by the coding sequence ATGATGATAAAAAAAAGAAAAGCAGCTGGTTTGCTATTATCTATGATAGGAATAAGCAGCATGGTGTTTGGGCAACAAAAAGATTACCCTATACAGCCCGTGGCATTCACCAGTGTACATGTAAATGATAAATTTTGGGAACCCAAGATGGAGGTTAATGCCAATGTAACCATACCCTATGTACTTGCACAGTGCAAAAAAAATGGTCGCATGGATAACTTTTTACGGGCAGGCAAACAGCTGGATGGCGATAAGCTAAGCGAGTTTCCGTTTGACGATACGGATGTTTATAAAGCTATTGAAGGTGCCTCCTACTCTATGCAAAACAAAAAGAACCCTAAGCTGGATAGATATATTGACACCCTTATAGGCATTATTGGCGCCGCCCAGGAGCCGGATGGCTACCTGTATACTTTTCGTACTGTGCACGCTAAAAAACCCCACGAGTGGATTGGCGACAAGCGCTGGGTGAACGAGGAGATATTGAGCCATGAATTGTATGATTGTGGTCACCTGTATGAAGCTGCCGTTGCCCATTACCAGGCTACCGGCAAGCGTACGTTTCTAAACATCGCCATAAAGAACGCCGACCTGCTGGTAAAAACCTTTGGCCCGGGCAAAATTGAGGAATATCCTGGGCATCAAATTGTGGAAATAGGCCTTTCAAAAATGTACCGCGTTACCGGTAAAAAGGAATACCTTGACCTGGCCAAATTCTTTTTAGATGTACGTGGACCTAAAGGCGATGCTTATAACCAAGCCAATAAAAAAGTGGTTGACCAGCACGAAGCCGAAGGCCACGCTGTACGTGCAGCCTATATGTACACAGGTATGGCCGATATTGCCGCGCTAACCGGCGATACCAAATATTTAAACGCCATTGACGATATCTGGGGCGATGTAGTTAATAAAAAACTATACATCACCGGGGGCATAGGTGCAACCGGGGCCGGCGAAGCTTTTGGCGATGCCTACCAGCTGCCTAACATGTCGGCGTATGCAGAAACCTGTGCGGCTATTGGCAACGTATACTGGAACAACCGTATGTTTTTACTGCACGGCGATGCCAAATATATCGATGTATTGGAGCGGACGCTTTATAATGGACTGTTATCGGGCGTATCTTTAAGCGGAGATCGTTTCTTTTACCCTAACCCACTGGCATCTATGTTTCAGCACCAGCGCAGCGCCTGGATCAGCTGCGCCTGCTGTATCAGTAACATGACGCGCTTTTTACCATCCTTGCCAGGCTATGTTTATGCCAAAAACAAAAACGACCTGTATGTAAACCTTTTTATGAGTAACTCCAGTAATATCAAACTGGCATCGGGAAATGTAAATATTGTTCAGCAAACAGATTATCCGTGGAAGGGGCAGGTTGACATGACCATTAACCCTGTAAAAACAACCGACTTTACTTTAAGGGTACGCATACCGGGCTGGGCCAAACAACAACCCGTACCGGGTAATCTGTACAGCTTTATGGATAAAACGCCGCTGCCGGTAGTGATATACATAAACGGTAAGGCAACCTCATTTGTAACCGAAAAAGGTTATGCTGTTTTAAAACGCAACTGGAAAAAAGGCGATAAGGTTTCGCTGGCTTTACCTTTAGAAACTGAAAAGGTTTTGGCTAATGACAAAGTAAAGGACGACAGGGGTCGTTTTGCATTTGAACGCGGGCCTATAGTGTATTGCCTTGAAGGACCAGATAACCGTGACAGCCTTGTTCAGAATATTTTAATTGATAAAAATGCGCTCACTGAGGCCAATTATAAGGCAGACCTGTTAAACGGCGTAGATGTGATAAGTACAGATGGTAAAAGCACCAAAAGGCAGTTAAACAGCGATAAGCTGATAGAAACTGATCAAAAGGTAAAAGCTATCCCTTACTACGCCTGGGCAAACCGCGGCCCAAGCGAGATGACCGTTTGGGTACCTTACGAAGCATCGGCAGCAAGCCCTAAACCAGCGCCTACCATTGCCAGTACAAGTACGGTAACATCATCATTAAGAAATTCGCGCATGTATGGTGCCATTAAAGACCAATACGAACCCGGTAGTTCTGGCGATACCAACTACCCATACCTGCATTGGTGGCCGGCACATAATACCAACGAGTTTGTTCAGTATAACTTTAATGCCGAACATACGGTAAGCGAATCGAAAGTGTATTGGTACGATGATGGACCCTGGGGCGGCTGCCGCGTACCTGTATCATACAAAATACTTTATTTAAAAGACGGCCAATGGATACCAGTAAAAAACACCTCGCCTTACACAGTAAGCAAGGATACTTTTAACACGGTAACCTTTGAGCCGGTAAATACTACAGCTTTGAAAATGGAGATTCAACTGCCTGTTGATAACTCTACTGGCATACACGAATGGGCTGTTAAATAA